CGATAACACTCGACAAATTCATTTCCACTATCGGCATATCCGACTCGACTGCATGGCGGTGGCGTAGAGACAACATCTTGAGAACTGAGAACATTTACGGGCGTCTTTATGTCATGCCCAAAGACCTACGCGACTTCACCCGGCGCATGGAAGCCGGGGAGTTCGCCAAGGCGCATAAAGCACCCCGGCGCGAGAAAGCCCTTGTTGAATGAACCCTCATGCAATCTTCTGCAACACCACAGGCTCAAACACCACTTTCTCAGCTTGCTTGGCGTGGTAGTCGCGGCAGTAGTGAACATAAACATCGTCCAGCAGTTTTGTAGTCGAATGCCCCATCCAATCGCGAACAACATCTTTCGCAACATCTGACATGGCGCACATGGACGCAAAGAAGTGTCGGCAATCGTGAAAACCAAACTTTGGCAAACCTGCTTTGGCTCGCGCCAAGTTCAAAGACTCCCTGAATGTTTTCGCGTGAATATCTTTCTTCCCCCGTTGCGGTGACGGGAACAACCATTGAGAATCAGGCGCACGGCGAGATTGCATATCCTTCAAGTGCTTTTCCAAGTTCTCGTTGAAGTTCACCACGCGAGCCTTGTAGTTCTTAACTCGCCCGTCATATCCGATTGTGATATGCCGTTGCGTCCAGTCCACGTCCTGCCAGCGCAAGCGCAAGCTTTCGCTGATACGGCCGCCAGAGTAGCAGAGAAACAGAATCAAATCCTTAAATTGAAGGCTGTTTTTAGTGTCCAGTGACGCATCGCAAATCGCTTTCATGTTCTCCATTGGCACCAGACGCTTTTTCGGCCTTATGACTTTCAGCGGTTTGATGTTCTCATGTGGCAGGCGTTGAAGCAGTCCCGCTTCGATTGCCCGATTCAGAACGTTATTCAGCGGCGGCATTGAGCCGTTGACCGTGCTTGGCTCGACTTCTTTCAGACGCTTTTCGCGGAAGGCCACAATCATCGGTTTTGTAATGTCGTTCAGACGCGTTTCGCCTAGATGCTTAATCCACGCATTCAGGTGAACTGTTTCGGTCTTGACCGTCTCTGGCCCTTTGTTAAGCGTTATCGGGCTTGACAGGTATTCTTTCGCATAATCGCAGAATTTCGGCATCTGGCCCAAGACAGGTAACGCATTCTCGGCTCGCTGGACTTTAAGCTTGCCCATAGCTGCTACCGCCTCTGCTACCGTTGCCACTGGACGCTTGACCGCGTTTTCTTCTACTTCCAACGGAATACGGCGAACCTGTTTGGCCCCGGTGTTCGGGTCTTTGACTGTCATCTGAGCGTAGTAGCGTCCATTGCGAACCCACAGCCCCCTAATTTTTTGTTTGCGTCCATCCCTGACAGGCTGGTAGCGTAAGTGGCGTGGTATTGAGCTTTGGCCATTGGCTGGATTGCTTGTGGTTTCATTGTCATTCATACGGTGAAACTAGCACAAAAACTAGCACAATGTCAACAAGCTTCTTAGAAATCTTCGGATTTCTTAGTAAAACCACATTGCCCGCGTGGCGGAATTGGCAGACGCGCTAGATTCAGGTTCTAGTAGGTAACACTGTACAGGTTCAAGTCCTGTCGCGGGCACCACCTTTTCAAGGATGTTGGAAGCTTGTTATTCCATGCCGCACCGTCACCCGACAGCCGGGTCCTTGTCGTGCCGACGGTTCTCTCTAGCCATCTGACTTCCCTCTCGGTCACAAAAAAAGAGAGAAGACCAAAGTCTTCTCTCTTGCCGTGCCCGCGTGGATTCCGCCGTATTCGTTAACCCATAACCAACTCAATCCCTGGCCGGAGGTTTCCTGACCAAACCGGCGATCAGCGAGGTTGTTGTTGCCGCCTTGGAGCTTCCAAGCCTTATGACATTAAACTCTGGCCCCGTGACACCTGCAGCATCGGTCATACTTTGCGCCGCGAGGTCCGGCATCCGAGATTGCTCACGGGGTGCCATGCGGCGACTGATTTGCCACCAGGAGATTCTGGAGTTGTCGGAGCAGCCGTTCTCGAGCCCCTTGCTCGTCTTCACCAGTCCACACAGCCAGGGTGGTCACTCGCTGGCCCTGGTTGCCCCGCCCGTTCCAGACACTTCGCAGGCGATTAAAGCGCGTCACTCCTTCGCTGGCAAAGGACTGTTCGGCAGCCCGGTCCTCCCATCGGCTGTACAGGACGTACACCTTGCTGCGTGACAGTTCGAAACCGTAGATCCGGAAGGGGAATCGCAGCCCGTTGATGTCGGCGAATTGCGGCGGCGACACCATAGAGGTGGCGTAGCCGGCGGCCGGCATGCAGATCAGTGGATTGTGGCTCTTGGCCAGATAACCGGCAGCCGTGCCGGGATTCCAGCGAAACCAGGAAAGCTGCCATCTGGCGCCGTCCTCGGAGGTCCATTGGGCCTGTTTCGCCTCATCATAACGCAGCATGGCGGCTGCTTCGTGAGACACCGGCACCACCCGATAGCCGGCTGCGAGAACCGGCCAGTTGATACTCCAGGAGGGTTGCGCTGGAAGGTTGGCTTCGACATGCCAATACCAGCCAGCCACAGAACATTCCACTAGCACCAACCAGAATGCGAACAATCCGAAAGAAAAACGGAAAGGTGAAAGCGCCGCGGCCAGGTTCGCAGGGGTAACTGGCATGCTGCTAACGTTGGAAACTGGCGGAGCCTGGCCCCCAGTTCCGGGCCTGAGCCGCCTGGCACAGATCCAGACGCCGATGAAGCAGGCGACCAGGATGCTGGCGCCACCCGGATCGTGCCAACCGGCGATGGCCTCGATGCCGCGTTGCGCGGCGACCCAACACAGCAGCAGCATCCGGGCAAGGTTGCACAGCAAGGCGAGAGCAAAACCGGCGATCACGCACATCAGCCGACGTGTAGCAGCCAGCTGATAGAGTTCACCCAGGAACAAGGACACCATCAAGGTGGCCTGCAGGGACCTAATACCGCTGCACGCTTCATCAATGCCCACAGTGCCGGCAGCCAGCTCAATCAGGTTCCCATGTGGCACAGCGGCAACGCGCAAGCCGCCGAGCAGTTCAATGGTCAGGCTGGTGTTAAACCGCGTCAAAGCCTGAATCAACGGATTCTCCAGCAAATAGGGCCAGGGCACGGCGACGAGGAAGAAGCAAATCGGGAAGACAAAGTCGCCAAACCCGATACCAGAATGTTGAGTCGCGGAATTGCCAGCGAGCCCTCGCCAACTGCCAAGCGCCGCACGCACGGTGAGAAGGGTCACGCCAATGACCATCCCCGCCAGCGCCCAACTGACCAGGCTCCAACCCGGAGTAGCAGCTTGAACCAGACGGATGGGGGCGCAGAGGAGAGCGCAGAGCGCCAGAAGAAGACGGAAAGAAGATAAGGATGGACGTCGGCGTTTAGAGACTGGGGCGGCGGTGACACCGCCGGCATCCGCAGGCCGAGGCGCCTGCTTTACCCTTCGCCAGACGAGGTAGAGGCACAGAAACGGCACCGACCACCCGTAGGCGTATTGCGGGTTGTTGCTCCAGGCAATGCTCAACTGCCGCACCAATACCCACCACAGGTAGAGCAGTGGGACCAGAGCAAGAAATAGCGGACCAAGCGCCTGGCGGCGATTCGCAGCGCCCGCTGACGCCGGTTCGTGTCCTGACGGAGGAGTTCCCTCCACTGGTCTGCCGGCACACTTTGATTCCGTGAGAGCCATCTATTCGGTGCTTACTGATTCCCGCCGGGCTTGAACTCGTGCCGCATCGTCTGCAAGAGTGCCTTCTCCAGCTCGCAAGGACGAACAAAGCCGAGCCGGTCCAGCCGCCGCGTCGAAACCGTTGTTTCCGCACAGAACTTCCGGATGCGGATGGCGCTAATGCCGGATTGGTGACCGCTCACGCGAGACAAGGCGTCGCATACCAACCCGCCGAAGAGACCTGCCCAATGGGGCAGCCGAAAGCAAGGAACCGCCGCACCGGGTAACAACTCGCGTCGCGCCAGGCGCACGAGTTCACCAGCCGTCAGGTCGGGCTTATCCGCGTAGTTGTAAAGGTGAACGCCGGCAGGGAAAGACAGGCAGACCGCCAGGAAACGGGTAAGGTTGCCGACGTAAGCCATGGATTTACGATTGTGGCCGCCCCCCACCATCACAAAACGCCGGCGCTGAATCTGACGTAGAAGCTTATAGACATTTCCACGGTTGCCCTCGCCGAAAACAACACAAGGGCGCACGAGGGTCAGACTGGAGCCGGGCGTGCTCCGAGCCCACTCGCCAAGCACCTGTTCCGCCTGGAGTTTGGTTTGGCCGTAGCGGTTGTAAGGTTCAGGCGGGTCCTCCTCGGTGGCCTCGGGAACGTTCAACGGATACACGGCTACACTGCTCGTGAAGAGGATGCGCCGGCACCCTGCCTGCCGCGCAGCCGCGACCAGGTTTCTGGTGCCCCCGAGATTCACGGCCTCAGCCAGAGCGGCAGACTGCGGGTCATCCCGGTGCTCCGCCGCAAGGTGAATAATCGCGTCGCGTCCCGCACCGGCGGTCGTCAAGGCTTCGATATCCCGGACATCACCGCGAAGATGGATCGCCGGGTGCGCGGAACTTGCGGCGACGTCAAACACCGTCACCTCGTGGCCGGCGGCCAGCAACTCGGTGACAAGCCGGGTGCCGATGAACCCGCTACCTCCGGTGACGAGAATATTCATGCGGCGAGCTTAGGCGGCTGACCGGGGACCGGCCCGCGCGCGAGGCCAAGCCAGACGCCAGTTCCCCAGCACAGGTGGATGGCGGCGAGAACGACGGGCACCAACACAAAGGAAAGGAAGGGCGTTGAAGCGTCAAGTCGGGGAGCGGCTGAGTCAGGACTGCCGGGTGCCGCAACCGAGGCGCCTCTGGCCGCCTCAGGCCGGGAAGCCTGCGCCCCATGGCAAGGATGCTGCGCGTGGCGGGAACGACCGCGAGAGGCGGCCAGGAGCAAAGTGGCCACCAGGAGGAACACGCCGTAGAGCCCGACCAGTGCTCCGAAACAGCGCAGGGCAATTGGGTTGAACAAGGACCCTGCCACTGTCATCGCAAGGGCCAGCACAAACAACGGCGGCACGAAGTGCCTCAGCCTCAGCGAACCGGGGTGCGAGCGCAGGAAACGTCCTTTCCAGAATCCATAGCGCCCATATTGGCGGCAAAGCGCCGCCAAGGTGGGACGCACACGGTAAACTGAGCGCAGCCACGGCAGCAGGAGTATCCGCCCTCCCGCCAGGCGCAGCCGGTAGTTCAGCTCATAGTCCTCGTGGCAGAGCATCTCCTCTCGAAAAAGCCCGATCCGTTCAAAGACCTCCCGGCGCATGACCCAGAATGGCACGGAATCCGTACACAACGGTTTCTCGGAGGGCCGGCTGGTGCGATAAGCAGCGTTGCCGACGCCGAAACTGGACCCGGCGGCCAGTGCGATGGCGCGCCCCACGAGTCCGCTCCCAACACAATCCCACGCGCCGCCGACAGCGAGCAAAGCGACGGAAGGCCTCGCACTTGGAAGCGACACCTCGCCCCGACCCTCTCCCCGGTCGAGGCGGAGAGAGAATGCGCACTGCGCTTTGCCTTCGGCCCGCTGCCCTGCGTCTTCCGCCATCCGCCCTCTATCCTCTATCCTCCGTTCTACGTCCTCTACGTTCCCCCTTGGGCAGGTTTCTGCTTTCTGTTTTCTGCTCTCTGCTTTCCAAGCCGCGTCCTCCGCCTCCAGCCAGGCAACACACTCGCGTAGATAATTTGGCGGCAGTATCCCGTGGCCGTCCACGCGGAGAATCACTTCCCCGCGGACCGCACGAATGCCCAGGTTCAAGGCAGCCGGCGCAATTCGACCGGGATTGTCCAGTATACTCAGCCGAGGATCTCGCGCGGCAAGGCGTTGGACGATGTCGCGCGTTCCATCTTCAGACATCCCGTCTACGACAATCACTTCGACACGCTCGGCCGCATAGTCCTGGGCCAGCACCGCCCGCAGCGTCTCGGCAATGAAAGCCGCCTCGTTGCGGACGGGCAGGATGACAGAGACGAAGGGAAGGAGGCTCACGGAAGGCGAAAGTTGAAGGCAGAAATGGGAACGGGGCGGCAAAGCGGCAGCCAGGGAGTCAAATTGGTTAAATGAGGTTCTTCACGGAATTCCGGGGAACGCCAAGGGCGTTCCAATCTACCAGCCCAGGATTGCGCGAACGCGCTACCCTAGGTGGGACCGAGGAGACGAACAACCCTGCAAGGGTTGGATCGCCCCCCGGATCGCCTGTTCGGGGCCAGGAGGATGCAACCCCTTCAGGGTTGATGTCTCTTACGCCAGAAACCCAGGGTAGCGCCTGTGGCGCAACCCTGGGCTGAAAGGTCGAACGCCGTTGGCGTTCTGCCTTGTCCCCCGCTATTCCCCGGAGTTCCGGGATGAACCCTAAATGAGGGGGGAGAGAACTTGCGCCGGGTGGGGAAACCTTTGTGGATGTTAGTGCCAATGAACCCGGATTTCTATGGCCAAGGCGGCTCGCTTCGGAGCCACAAGTCCTGGACTGCAGCGCGACGCCGCCCGCAACGGCAGGACGACGCATGAAAAGCGGTGTCGCCGCTGCGCTCTGCCACCGCAGTCCATATCGCGAGGTGGCGCAAAAATGAGGCAGAAATGGCGCAGTTTTGAGTCGAAGGAATCTCACACAAAGATCGCAAAGCGGCCGGGGTATCGCTTTGGCAAGTCCACAACTGATATGCAGACAACTGGTTCAAGCCGGGCGTGGTTTGACGATTGGCGTTCATGCGAGGACGGACCTGGGAATTGCCATGCTGGGGTTCGGCGTCAAGTCCGGCTGAACGCAGAGTTTGCGGATCTCGGAGCGAAGGAGGCTCGCGAGTCGGAAAAGGTCGCGGGTGGACTCGTAATCGAACTTGCGCTTGGCGAGTTCGCCTTCGACCTGCTCGAGATGTTTGGCCAGGCAGGCAAGCTCATGTTCGTGCGTGGCCAGGAGCTTTTCCTGGAGAGCTTCGATCTCGAGGGCACGGAGGGCGCGCAATTCCTCAAGATGCTGGCGATTCCAATCCACGAGGGTGCGCTGGGAGACATCAATGGCGACGGCGATGCGGGCGAGGCTCCATCCCTTGGCCCGGAGTTCGAGGAAACGGCTTTTGGTATCGGCCGAGTGCATATCAATTGTTCAAGACTGTTAATTCAATTCGTGGCGCGCCGGTCCGCGGCGCAGGCCTACAAGCGCGCCCGCACCGGCAGTTATAGCACATGATTTCGGGCGCGAGGGGCGAGCGATGGAGGAGGAAGGGGAAGGAGACGCCAGGAGATGCCTACAGATGCCTGTAGCCGCCTGTAGCCGCCAAAAATGTTTAAGAAAAGGGTTGACCACTTCTGAAGAGGGAGAAGTTGAAATTCAAGAGGCACCGCGAAAGACACGAAAGGCACGAACGAGGGTAGCCACAGATGGAACCTGACGTTGAGTTGCCCGGGGACTACCGGCCAACTGACTATGGCCTTCCGTTAGCTGTCTCCCGCACACTCTTTTCCGTCTCACCATGCCCTGCCCTTGACGTTCCTCTCAGATACTCCCAAGCGAGGCCCAAATACTCATTTATGGCGCGTTCCGTGTAGCAAAAGTTGCTGGAGTTGGGAAAAAGTCGGGTTGGGCTCCACGGCGCCTGCGTGACCGTGTCCACAACGTAACCACTCGGCGCCGGGATCGCGTCCAGTTGGTGCCGGCGGGCAATCAACATGGCCCGAGGCAGATGGGAGGCACTGGAAACGAGCCATACTCGATTGGTGCCGGCCACCCGGCGGCACCAAGCGATCTCGTCCTCCGTGACCCGCGCCTCAGCGCAGACCTGCGCCGTGTGGCTTTCCATCCCGAGGATCGACAACACCTGCGCCAGCACCTGCTCCTTTTCCTGCTTGCTGACGGCCGGCCCGGCCACCGAAACCAGCAACGTGGAATTCGTCAGCGAGCGATGCAGCCGGAGGCCCTCTATGATGCGCTGGAGCGCTTCATCGCTGAAGCGCGCCGCTGGCGGGCGATTGGTGTCAGCGGACAACCCCATGCCGAGCACCATAATAAAGCCGGCCTCGCCGTTCACTGACCACTGACCACTGTCCACCGCCCGGGCCGGATACTGTCTTTCCAGGTGCAGCAGAGCGTAGCGAGGCAGCCAAGGATACCCAAACGCCAGCAGCAACGTCGTGCCTGCTATCACCAAGGCACGCCCGAGCTTTTTGCGCTTGTGGCTAAATGCGCAGAGCGCTATGCCCAAAAGCAAGAGCCCCGCGCACAACGGCACGGGGAATAAGAAACGCGAGAGCAACTTCTTCAGGAAGAACACAAGGAAGAAACGGGAATGGGGTAAGCCGAAAGCAGAAAATGGCTGATAGGATCAGAGAGGGTGCATCTCAATTTCTTGAAGGAGCGCGGACATTCCTGTCCGCCCAGACTCCCGCTGACCTCGAAGCGGACAGGAATGTCCGCGCTCCATCCCCACCGTTGCAGGAAAGTGAGATGCGCCCGATCAGAGAACAGCTCTTCGAAGGAGACGGCGGAGCGCGACCTTGAAGAGGAGGCCGGCGATGACTGTGACGCAGCGCAAGTTGCGGAGAAAAGTCCGACGCCCGCCCGTTATTGTGCGAAACAGCCATTCCATGCCGATGGCGCGAACCCAGGGCGGGGCCCAAGGCCGATGACCGGAATGGAAATCGAAGGCGGCACCGACGGGCAGGATTACCGGGACCTTGATGCGCCCTACCTGCTCCGCGGCCCATAATTCCTGTTTTGGACTGCCGAGGCAGACCCAGAGCAAGTGCGCGCCGCTAGAGTCGATCATGGATTTGATTTCGAGCTGTTCTTGCTGAGTCAATTCGCGAAAGGGCGGGCTATGGGTGCCGGCAACCAGCAGACCCGGATAGCGGCTGGTGAGGCGCTCGGCTAATCGCTGAGCAACCCCAGGCGAGCCACCGTAGAAGAAGTGCCTCCAACCCCGCGACAAGCCGTATTCGGCGGCAGCAAGCAGGAAGCTGGGGCCCGGGATCCGCTCCGGCAGCCGGTGCCCCTGCAGCCGAGCCAACACCGTCAGGGCCACACCATCCGGGAATACGGCCGCAGCTTCTCCGACGCAATCCCGAACCCGCTCATCCCGGACCACGTTTGACAGGAGACTGGCCTCGCAGAAACAGAAGTAATGACTGCCGCCATCTTTGATGAGTGCACCCGTATATTCGAGAGCGGACTGGAAGTTCGCGGACGCTATAGCTAGCGGGCCGAGGTTGACTCCGGGCAGCCGTGGAGAGGTGGTTGCCTGGTTGCCAGACGCAACGGGCGGCGAGATGCCGGCAGGAATGGTTGCCTTACCCATTTGAGTGCTGGGGATAGCTTCAATTCGCGCGGCCATGAGCCTGCTCCCTCCGAACAAGGGCCGGATCGTCCAGAACACGTTTGAGGTCCGTGGCTAACCGGGCGGTGAGTTCTTTCTGTCCCTCCCGGTTGAGGTGAACGCGATCGCGGAACAGGTCATGGCGCGCTTCGAGCGGGGTATTGTAGTCCAGATAGACGATGTTCGAATTGGTCGAAGCAAGGCCACTGAAGATGGAAATTGAGCGCTGGAACTTGGCAGGTTCAGCCCGGTTGAAAACATCTATCGTCGGGATGTAGGCCAACAACAGCCTGGCTCCCCTGGTCGTTACAAACTCAGCCATCAGGTTGAACTGGCGGACATTGTCCTCGTCGAATGAAATCCGTCGAAAATTGCCCTGTTCGATCTGCCGGCGCAGGACCTCGACGTTGACCTTGCCGAATTTGTAATTGGTCCACTTCTTCAGGTAGCCGCGGACCGCGAGGGAAAGCGTCAGCTCGGTGTAACGCGGCGTGCAGAGCACGCGACGCAACAGATATTCGGTTCTTGAAGGGCAGTAGCGGCGAATGTAGCCGCGGACATCCGGATCGGCAATGAACGGGAACAGGAGACGATAGGAGCTGGAGCTGAGGCCGGCCCCGGTAAAGGCATGCGCGTCCACGCCGTAGACAACGGCACGGACCGAGTCGGGCTGTCGCTTGAAGTAGTATCGGATCATCATCAGCCGGTCGGACGTGTTCGCGCCTTCAACCGCGAATTTGGCGACCGGCACTCCGAGCTCGCGCTCAAGCGCTATTTTGTCAACGCCCAGAACCAAATGCGAATGGCCAACGCACAGGACCTGGGCCGGAACGTCCATCCCGTAATACCGGTCCAGTCCGCGAAGGAAAACCCAGCCGGCCAAGCGATCCAGGGTCAGGAACAGGACCAGCAAGAGGAGGCCTTTCGCGGCGAACCGCCTGAGCAGCGATCGCTGCAAACGCAAATCACTCACAAGCGGGCTGGGCATTCTAAGAGAAGAAAGCAGAACACAGAAAGCAGAAATTCTTTTACACGGAAAACAGAAAGCGTAGGGGAAAAGCTGATACGTTGAAATTCTGGCATGCTGAAATCGGGCGATGGATTTGCGGAGTCTGGAACCGATGATCGCGAATATTGCGAGGAGTTCTTCGATTTCGCGCAGGGGTCGCAGCCTGCTCTGCGTGTCAGAACTGGAAATAGATGAAGTCGTTGCCGCTCTTGCCGAACATGGAGATACCCAGGAGCATGACAAGGTACCCGCACCAACGCACAGCGATGGGGACCCCAACCCTGGAAAAGTAAAGCGGCAGCCGGTTCCTATATTGAAGCATCTGGACGGCGATGAGCACCAGGATTAAGCCAATACCGAGCATCGTAGAAACCGAGGAGAAGCCGGGATAGATGGGCAGGGAAAGATCCGTGCAGATGCGAGAAACAATGAGCAGCGCATCCTGCAGGGAGGCGGCGCGGAAAAAGACCCATGCCAGCAGGACCAGGTGGAAGGTGATGAGGATCTGCAGGCCGGCTTTGAGCCGTTCGGGCACGCGGCAGAGGGCGCATAACCTGCCGGCATAAGGGCCGACGAATTTCTCCAGCAGGTAATATCCTCCGTGCAGCAGTCCCCAGATCACGAAGGTCCAATTTGCGCCATGCCAAAGGCCGCTGACGGCGAACACGGCCACGATATTGAACGCCCAGCGAGCCGACGAGACCCGGCTGCCACCCATGGGAATGTAGACATAGTCCCGGAACCAGGTGGAAAGGGAGATATGCCAGCGCTGCCAGAAATCGGAAATGGAGCGGGCGAGGTAGGGCAGGTTGAAATTCTGCATCAGGTCATAGCCGAGCACGCGGGCCGAGCCGATGGCGATATCGGTGTAGCCGGAGAAATCGCAGTAGATCTGAAACGCGAAGCAGTAAGTCGCCAGGAGCAACGTAAGGCCCGAATGATCGGCGGCGTGGGGATAGATCTGGTTGACGTACTCGGCGAGGCGGTCGGCGATCACCACCTTTTTGAAGAAGCCCCACAGCATGAGCTTGAGGCCCGAACTGAGCCGGGCCACGTCGAAATGGTTCTCACGCTCCAATTGCGGGAGCAGGCGGTTGGCGCGCTCAATCGGCCCGGCCACCAGGAGCGGGAAGAATGAAACGTAGAGCGCGAATTTCGCAAAGCTGCGCTCGACCGGAATTTTCCCGCGGTACAGGTCAATGATATAGCTGAGCGTTTGGAACGTGTGAAAGGAAACGCCGATGGGCAGCAGGATATCCAGCCGCGGGACGTGGTAAGGCGCCTGAAGAAAAGCGAACAGGCTGCGGAGGGACTCATTGGCGAAGTTGTAGTATTTGAAGAAGAAAAGGATCGCCAGGGTCATTACTACACCGGCCACCAGGAATCCCTTTTTGGCTCTCGGTGTCCTGGCCTTTACCATTTGCAGGCCGCAGAGGAAATTGATTTCGGTCTGGACAATGATCAGGGCGACGTATTCCCAGCGCCAGCACATGTAGAAGTAGTAGCTGGCCAGGAGGAGAAACGCCGTCCGCCACCGAAACGGCGCGGCAAAGTACAGCAGGCAGACGATCGGGAAGAAGAGGAGGTATTGGAAGGAGTTGAAGAGCATTGGGGCGGTGCGTCGGTGCGTCGGTGCGTCAGTGCATCAGTGCGTCAGTGAGACGAGCAGAAGGATTCGTAATGTGCAATCATCGAACCGAGCCTGCGCCCAACCTCAGCCGCTTGTTCCAGGAGCTTCGCATGCTCGACGACCGAAAGGCACCCGCAGGCCAAGGCGGTGTCTATCCAGTGGAAGGTCTCCTGCAACTCGCCATCACTATCCGTCAGCTTACTTAGAAAATGAGCCGGATACCTGCGTTTAGCCCACGATTCCGCAAGGTTTGCTCCAATGGAACGCGAGCTACGGCGAATTTGATCTGTAAGCGCGAACTTCTCGACATCTGGCCAGTGCTTGGAGGCAGTAAAGATGTTCTGCTGCAGTTCGAAAGCCAACTGGTACGCCTCGAGATCCCGGAACGACTGCGCCAATCTGCTCATAGTGTCTTGCTTCTTGCTGCTCCACCGCCCACCGCCCACTGTCTACCGCCTACCGCTTCCCGCCTACCGCTTCGCGCTTCGCGCTTAGCGCCTTTTGGCAGATCTCCATAAAACGCTTCGCGACGACGTCTTCGCTGTAGACGCGGAGGGCTTTTTCGCGTCCGGCTTCGCCCAGGCGGGCGCAAAGCGCGGGATCGGCGACCAACGCTTGAATCTTCTGAACCAGGTCGGCCACGTTCCGCGTCTCGAACAGCAACCCCGTCCGCCCCTCGTCAACAATCTCGGGCAGGACGCCGATACGCGAAGCCACCACCGGCTTGCGTAATGCCATGGCGTGGGTAACCACATTGGGAAATCCCTCGAAGCACCGGGTGGAGAGCACGACCAGGCGCGATTCGGAGATAATCCGGTTCAAGTCTGGTCGGTTGAGGAAGCCCAGCCAGCGCACATTGGGCGGAGAGGCGGCGACCAATTCCGGCATGCGTTCAGTGGCGCCGGCGACTGCGAAGGGGAGATTCGGGAGAAGGCGGGCGGCGGCGACGAAATCC
This DNA window, taken from Candidatus Paceibacterota bacterium, encodes the following:
- a CDS encoding tyrosine-type recombinase/integrase: MNDNETTSNPANGQSSIPRHLRYQPVRDGRKQKIRGLWVRNGRYYAQMTVKDPNTGAKQVRRIPLEVEENAVKRPVATVAEAVAAMGKLKVQRAENALPVLGQMPKFCDYAKEYLSSPITLNKGPETVKTETVHLNAWIKHLGETRLNDITKPMIVAFREKRLKEVEPSTVNGSMPPLNNVLNRAIEAGLLQRLPHENIKPLKVIRPKKRLVPMENMKAICDASLDTKNSLQFKDLILFLCYSGGRISESLRLRWQDVDWTQRHITIGYDGRVKNYKARVVNFNENLEKHLKDMQSRRAPDSQWLFPSPQRGKKDIHAKTFRESLNLARAKAGLPKFGFHDCRHFFASMCAMSDVAKDVVRDWMGHSTTKLLDDVYVHYCRDYHAKQAEKVVFEPVVLQKIA
- a CDS encoding glycosyltransferase family 2 protein, which translates into the protein MSLLPFVSVILPVRNEAAFIAETLRAVLAQDYAAERVEVIVVDGMSEDGTRDIVQRLAARDPRLSILDNPGRIAPAALNLGIRAVRGEVILRVDGHGILPPNYLRECVAWLEAEDAAWKAESRKQKAETCPRGNVEDVERRIEDRGRMAEDAGQRAEGKAQCAFSLRLDRGEGRGEVSLPSARPSVALLAVGGAWDCVGSGLVGRAIALAAGSSFGVGNAAYRTSRPSEKPLCTDSVPFWVMRREVFERIGLFREEMLCHEDYELNYRLRLAGGRILLLPWLRSVYRVRPTLAALCRQYGRYGFWKGRFLRSHPGSLRLRHFVPPLFVLALAMTVAGSLFNPIALRCFGALVGLYGVFLLVATLLLAASRGRSRHAQHPCHGAQASRPEAARGASVAAPGSPDSAAPRLDASTPFLSFVLVPVVLAAIHLCWGTGVWLGLARGPVPGQPPKLAA
- a CDS encoding ElyC/SanA/YdcF family protein, whose amino-acid sequence is MGIALCAFSHKRKKLGRALVIAGTTLLLAFGYPWLPRYALLHLERQYPARAVDSGQWSVNGEAGFIMVLGMGLSADTNRPPAARFSDEALQRIIEGLRLHRSLTNSTLLVSVAGPAVSKQEKEQVLAQVLSILGMESHTAQVCAEARVTEDEIAWCRRVAGTNRVWLVSSASHLPRAMLIARRHQLDAIPAPSGYVVDTVTQAPWSPTRLFPNSSNFCYTERAINEYLGLAWEYLRGTSRAGHGETEKSVRETANGRP
- a CDS encoding NAD(P)-dependent oxidoreductase; this translates as MNILVTGGSGFIGTRLVTELLAAGHEVTVFDVAASSAHPAIHLRGDVRDIEALTTAGAGRDAIIHLAAEHRDDPQSAALAEAVNLGGTRNLVAAARQAGCRRILFTSSVAVYPLNVPEATEEDPPEPYNRYGQTKLQAEQVLGEWARSTPGSSLTLVRPCVVFGEGNRGNVYKLLRQIQRRRFVMVGGGHNRKSMAYVGNLTRFLAVCLSFPAGVHLYNYADKPDLTAGELVRLARRELLPGAAVPCFRLPHWAGLFGGLVCDALSRVSGHQSGISAIRIRKFCAETTVSTRRLDRLGFVRPCELEKALLQTMRHEFKPGGNQ
- a CDS encoding WecB/TagA/CpsF family glycosyltransferase, producing the protein MGKATIPAGISPPVASGNQATTSPRLPGVNLGPLAIASANFQSALEYTGALIKDGGSHYFCFCEASLLSNVVRDERVRDCVGEAAAVFPDGVALTVLARLQGHRLPERIPGPSFLLAAAEYGLSRGWRHFFYGGSPGVAQRLAERLTSRYPGLLVAGTHSPPFRELTQQEQLEIKSMIDSSGAHLLWVCLGSPKQELWAAEQVGRIKVPVILPVGAAFDFHSGHRPWAPPWVRAIGMEWLFRTITGGRRTFLRNLRCVTVIAGLLFKVALRRLLRRAVL
- a CDS encoding exosortase/archaeosortase family protein, which produces MALTESKCAGRPVEGTPPSGHEPASAGAANRRQALGPLFLALVPLLYLWWVLVRQLSIAWSNNPQYAYGWSVPFLCLYLVWRRVKQAPRPADAGGVTAAPVSKRRRPSLSSFRLLLALCALLCAPIRLVQAATPGWSLVSWALAGMVIGVTLLTVRAALGSWRGLAGNSATQHSGIGFGDFVFPICFFLVAVPWPYLLENPLIQALTRFNTSLTIELLGGLRVAAVPHGNLIELAAGTVGIDEACSGIRSLQATLMVSLFLGELYQLAATRRLMCVIAGFALALLCNLARMLLLCWVAAQRGIEAIAGWHDPGGASILVACFIGVWICARRLRPGTGGQAPPVSNVSSMPVTPANLAAALSPFRFSFGLFAFWLVLVECSVAGWYWHVEANLPAQPSWSINWPVLAAGYRVVPVSHEAAAMLRYDEAKQAQWTSEDGARWQLSWFRWNPGTAAGYLAKSHNPLICMPAAGYATSMVSPPQFADINGLRFPFRIYGFELSRSKVYVLYSRWEDRAAEQSFASEGVTRFNRLRSVWNGRGNQGQRVTTLAVWTGEDEQGARERLLRQLQNLLVANQSPHGTP